A genome region from Chthonomonas sp. includes the following:
- a CDS encoding MarR family transcriptional regulator, whose amino-acid sequence MSSQEESCYLELWKYAFVGLQTMIKEIGADMDQAGSLSLEAYDLLLQLEMSPGMALRMSDLAERALLSPSGITRAIDRLEKLGYVQREADATDGRATLAVLTPAGKAARKESWCSYRQAILSRFKERFTPEEAKAATEILRKLRPGWLD is encoded by the coding sequence ATGTCGTCTCAAGAGGAGTCTTGCTATCTAGAGTTGTGGAAGTACGCCTTCGTCGGGCTGCAAACCATGATCAAGGAAATCGGCGCCGACATGGATCAGGCGGGCAGTCTCTCGCTGGAAGCCTATGACCTTCTCTTGCAACTCGAGATGTCGCCCGGCATGGCTCTGCGCATGAGCGACTTGGCCGAACGCGCGTTGCTCAGCCCGAGCGGAATCACCCGCGCCATTGACCGCCTGGAGAAGCTGGGTTACGTGCAGCGAGAAGCCGATGCGACCGATGGCCGCGCGACTCTCGCCGTGCTCACTCCGGCGGGCAAAGCCGCCCGCAAGGAGTCCTGGTGTAGCTATCGCCAGGCGATTCTTTCGCGATTCAAAGAGCGATTCACCCCGGAAGAAGCGAAGGCGGCCACCGAGATCCTGCGCAAACTTCGCCCCGGCTGGCTGGATTAA
- a CDS encoding sulfite exporter TauE/SafE family protein — MEIILGLIIGLFAGVGGGLFGIGGGIIIVPCLTFALGFTQHKAQGTSLVALLMPVGILGLMNYAKAQNVDYKIGALIAAGFLGGALLGSKLALGLSPIVMKRCFAGFLFVVASYMLYTTKSPA, encoded by the coding sequence GTGGAAATTATACTTGGGCTCATCATTGGCCTCTTCGCCGGCGTCGGCGGCGGCCTCTTCGGCATCGGTGGCGGCATCATCATCGTGCCGTGCCTCACCTTCGCGCTCGGCTTCACCCAGCATAAGGCGCAAGGCACCTCGCTCGTGGCACTGCTCATGCCCGTGGGCATTCTCGGCCTGATGAACTATGCCAAGGCGCAGAACGTGGACTACAAAATCGGCGCGCTCATCGCCGCTGGATTTTTGGGCGGGGCGCTGCTCGGCTCCAAGCTGGCGCTCGGCCTCAGCCCCATCGTCATGAAACGCTGCTTCGCCGGATTTCTGTTCGTGGTCGCGAGCTACATGCTGTATACAACAAAGTCGCCCGCTTAA
- the nuoF gene encoding NADH-quinone oxidoreductase subunit NuoF — translation MAEYKLLFEHAHDASYRTLDGYKSKGGYKALEKALKMERQAIIDEVKASGLRGRGGAGFPTWIKWNGIPKEKTFKKHYVLCNADEGEPGTFKDKQLMEETPFLLIEGMTIAGLATQGDAGYIYIRGEFIDAAKNLRAAIDEAYAAGYLGKNIQGSGRDFDLYIHLGAGSYECGEESALMSSLMGERGMPRLKFPHAPLPTIAGLWDSPTLINNVETYACAPFIVNKGGEWYATLGASTKNSRGTKLFSVSGHVNKPGNYEIEFGTSLAELLEMSGGMKGGALKACVPGGSSVPIINAEAVNKAIIGYEEMSDVQSMVGSGGCMFLNEHTCIVSFIWRTAHFYAMESCGKCTPCREGTKWMLQIMDRIVKGNGQPGDKELLLDICSQIDGRSFCGLGDAAAWPVAAAIRVFPEEFDYFIANGKSMVKSAKDLLPV, via the coding sequence ATGGCTGAATACAAGCTGCTTTTTGAACACGCTCACGACGCGAGCTACCGAACCCTTGACGGCTACAAAAGTAAGGGTGGATATAAGGCCTTGGAAAAGGCGCTGAAGATGGAGCGTCAGGCGATCATTGACGAAGTGAAGGCGAGCGGTCTTCGCGGTCGCGGCGGCGCCGGATTCCCTACTTGGATCAAGTGGAACGGCATTCCGAAAGAGAAGACTTTCAAAAAGCACTACGTGCTGTGCAACGCCGACGAAGGCGAGCCCGGCACGTTTAAAGACAAGCAATTGATGGAGGAAACTCCGTTCCTGCTCATCGAAGGGATGACCATCGCCGGACTCGCCACGCAGGGTGACGCCGGATACATCTACATTCGCGGCGAGTTTATTGACGCCGCTAAGAACCTTCGGGCGGCGATTGACGAAGCGTACGCCGCCGGTTATCTGGGCAAGAACATCCAGGGTTCGGGCCGCGATTTTGACCTTTACATCCACCTTGGCGCGGGCTCCTACGAGTGCGGCGAGGAAAGCGCGCTGATGTCGAGCCTCATGGGCGAGCGCGGCATGCCGCGGCTGAAGTTCCCCCACGCGCCGCTTCCGACGATCGCCGGGCTGTGGGATTCGCCTACGCTCATCAACAACGTCGAGACCTACGCGTGCGCGCCGTTTATCGTCAACAAGGGCGGCGAGTGGTATGCCACGCTCGGCGCTTCGACCAAGAACTCGCGCGGCACCAAGCTGTTCTCGGTGAGCGGTCACGTGAACAAGCCGGGCAACTACGAAATCGAATTCGGCACGTCGCTCGCCGAACTGCTCGAAATGTCGGGCGGCATGAAGGGCGGCGCGCTCAAGGCGTGCGTTCCGGGCGGAAGCTCGGTGCCGATCATCAACGCCGAAGCCGTGAACAAGGCGATTATCGGCTACGAAGAAATGTCCGACGTGCAGAGCATGGTCGGGTCGGGTGGCTGCATGTTCCTCAACGAGCACACGTGCATCGTCAGCTTTATCTGGCGCACCGCGCATTTTTACGCCATGGAAAGCTGTGGCAAGTGCACGCCGTGCCGCGAGGGCACCAAGTGGATGCTGCAGATCATGGATCGCATCGTCAAGGGCAACGGCCAACCGGGCGACAAGGAACTGCTGCTAGATATCTGTAGCCAGATTGATGGCCGTTCGTTCTGCGGTTTGGGCGACGCCGCCGCGTGGCCCGTGGCCGCCGCCATTCGCGTTTTCCCCGAGGAATTTGACTACTTTATTGCAAACGGCAAGAGCATGGTGAAGTCGGCCAAAGACCTGTTGCCGGTG